From the genome of Mesorhizobium japonicum MAFF 303099, one region includes:
- a CDS encoding ABC transporter permease yields the protein MSEASVTAGVVPERMPRPFLSPLNKRRLQNFKANRRGYWSLWIFLVLFVLSLFAEFIANDKPIIASYKGEILFPVLVAYPEEKFGGFYAVTDYRDPVIQDEINANGWMIWPPIRYSYQTVNNAIPEAAPARPSWQYDAAKRCNQYPQGAADPACIVGNWNWLGTDDQARDVLARVIYGFRISVLFGLILTAGSALIGVGAGALQGYFGGWTDLLFQRFIEIWSAIPVLYLLLIVAAILPPGFFILLGLMLLFSWVALVGVVRAEFLRARNFEYVNAARALGVPNRTIMFRHLLPNAMVATLTFLPFLLSGSISTLTSLDYLGFGLPPGSASLGELLKQAQRNLNAPWLGISGFVVISLMLSLLVFVGEATRDAFDPRKTFK from the coding sequence ATGTCGGAGGCATCAGTCACTGCCGGCGTGGTGCCGGAGCGGATGCCACGGCCGTTCCTGTCGCCGCTCAACAAGCGCCGCCTGCAGAATTTCAAGGCCAACCGGCGCGGCTACTGGTCGTTGTGGATTTTCCTCGTCCTGTTCGTGCTGTCGCTGTTTGCCGAGTTCATCGCCAACGACAAGCCGATCATCGCTTCCTACAAGGGTGAAATCCTGTTCCCGGTGCTGGTCGCCTATCCCGAGGAAAAGTTCGGCGGCTTCTATGCCGTCACCGATTATCGCGACCCGGTGATCCAGGACGAGATCAACGCCAATGGCTGGATGATCTGGCCGCCGATCCGCTATTCCTACCAGACCGTCAACAATGCCATTCCGGAAGCGGCACCCGCCAGGCCGTCCTGGCAGTATGACGCCGCAAAGCGCTGCAACCAGTATCCGCAAGGGGCTGCCGACCCCGCCTGCATTGTCGGCAACTGGAACTGGCTCGGCACCGACGACCAGGCGCGCGACGTCTTGGCGCGCGTCATCTACGGCTTCCGCATCTCAGTGCTGTTCGGCCTGATCCTGACAGCCGGCTCGGCCCTGATCGGCGTCGGCGCCGGCGCCTTGCAGGGCTATTTCGGCGGCTGGACGGACCTGTTGTTCCAGCGCTTCATCGAAATCTGGTCGGCGATTCCGGTGCTCTATCTCCTGCTCATCGTCGCCGCCATCCTGCCGCCGGGCTTCTTCATCCTGCTCGGGCTGATGCTGTTGTTCTCCTGGGTGGCGCTGGTCGGCGTGGTGCGGGCCGAGTTCCTGCGCGCCCGCAACTTCGAATATGTCAACGCCGCCCGCGCGCTCGGCGTGCCCAACCGCACCATCATGTTCCGCCATTTGCTGCCCAACGCCATGGTGGCGACATTGACCTTCCTGCCCTTCCTGCTCTCGGGCTCGATCTCGACGCTGACCTCGCTCGACTATCTCGGCTTCGGCCTGCCGCCGGGGTCCGCCTCGCTCGGCGAATTGCTGAAGCAGGCGCAGCGCAATCTCAATGCGCCGTGGCTCGGCATTTCCGGCTTCGTCGTCATCTCGCTGATGCTGTCGCTGCTGGTCTTCGTCGGCGAAGCGACGCGCGACGCCTTCGATCCGCGCAAGACGTTCAAATGA
- a CDS encoding microcin C ABC transporter permease YejB — protein MGAYILRRILLMIPTLFGIMAISFAVIQFAPGGPVEQVIAKLTNQGGSDRLGGGGGDAGGTNFDVAGDVSSKYRGAQGLDPEFIKKLEKQFGFDKPPLERFGMMLWNYIRFDFGNSYFRDISVLDLILEKMPVSISIGLWITLLSYLISIPLGIRKAVKDGTPFDVWTSGVVIVGYAIPGFLFGIMLMVLFAGGSFWDWFPLRGIVSDNWDQLSWLGKIADYFWHMTLPLTALVLSAFATTTLLTKNSFLEEIRKQYVVTARAKGLSERQVLYGHVFRNAMLIVIAGFPGAFISAFFTGSLLIENIFSLDGLGLLGFRSVVERDYPVVFANLYIFSLLGLFVGLLSDLIYTWVDPRIDFERRDV, from the coding sequence ATGGGCGCCTATATACTGCGCCGCATCCTTTTGATGATCCCGACCCTGTTCGGCATCATGGCGATCTCCTTCGCCGTCATCCAGTTCGCGCCGGGCGGCCCGGTCGAGCAGGTGATCGCCAAGCTGACCAATCAGGGCGGCAGCGACCGCCTCGGCGGTGGCGGTGGCGATGCGGGCGGTACCAATTTCGACGTCGCCGGCGACGTCAGCTCGAAATATCGCGGCGCGCAGGGGCTCGATCCGGAATTCATCAAGAAGCTGGAGAAGCAGTTCGGCTTCGACAAGCCGCCGCTCGAGCGCTTCGGCATGATGCTGTGGAACTACATCCGCTTCGATTTCGGCAACAGCTACTTCCGCGACATCTCGGTGCTCGACCTGATCCTGGAAAAGATGCCGGTGTCGATTTCGATCGGGCTCTGGATCACGCTCTTGTCCTATCTGATTTCCATCCCGCTCGGCATCCGCAAGGCGGTGAAGGACGGCACGCCCTTCGACGTCTGGACCAGCGGCGTCGTCATCGTCGGCTATGCCATTCCCGGCTTCCTGTTCGGCATCATGCTCATGGTGCTGTTCGCCGGCGGATCCTTCTGGGACTGGTTCCCATTGCGCGGCATCGTCTCGGACAATTGGGACCAGTTGTCCTGGCTAGGCAAGATCGCCGACTATTTCTGGCACATGACCCTGCCGCTGACGGCGCTGGTGCTGTCGGCCTTCGCCACGACGACGCTTTTGACCAAGAACTCGTTCCTGGAGGAAATCCGCAAGCAGTATGTGGTGACGGCGCGGGCCAAGGGCCTGTCGGAGCGACAAGTGCTCTACGGCCATGTCTTCCGCAATGCCATGCTGATCGTCATTGCCGGCTTTCCCGGCGCCTTCATCTCGGCCTTCTTCACCGGCTCGCTGCTGATCGAGAACATCTTCTCGCTCGATGGTCTCGGCCTGCTCGGCTTCCGCTCGGTGGTCGAGCGCGACTATCCGGTGGTTTTCGCCAACCTCTATATCTTCTCGCTTCTCGGCCTGTTCGTCGGCTTGCTGTCCGACCTCATCTACACCTGGGTCGATCCGCGCATCGATTTCGAGCGGAGAGACGTCTGA
- a CDS encoding extracellular solute-binding protein: MAMLPRRDFLALSGAAAAAALLPGRAFADIATGVKLHGLSAFGDLKYRPDFAHFDYVNPDAPKGGQMNFAPPNATLNQSFLTFNTLNFLVLKGEAPPRAELCFDSLMTSALDEPDTVYGLLAESVTLSADRNGFRFVLRPQARFHDGSPLSAEDVVFALELYKDKGHPNLSKALRYMTDAVAIDAVTLDLTFNGEQSAQNILAVVGMPIVSKAFYTANEFDASTMTPPLGSGPYKIGRVVAGQTVEYERVPDYWGRDLAVNRGQYNFDRIRIDFYLDRQAAFEAFKKGDTHFREEFTSRVWATGYDFPALNDGKVVKREFPGEKTPDMQGVALNQRRPQFRDERVRRAIANCFDFEWMKRALFYGSYERSQSNFERSDYKAEGLPSPGELALLEPLRAELPPEVFGEAVTQPLSDGSGHDRKLLSAASKLLAEAGWKRTGSFVVNDKGERLRVEMLAEDDGIVRIFTPWSENMKAIGIDASIRQVDSAQYEQRQSDFDFDLNLLHWSIGATPTADSLEMLYDSRMANTPGQRNYPGTESKAIDALIVAAGKARSRTDLVTALRALDRVLRARLDWIPTYYLANHRVAYWDMFGFVEQKPDFGFPVETLWWFDKGKAAKIGKG; the protein is encoded by the coding sequence ATGGCAATGCTGCCCCGTCGCGATTTCCTGGCATTGAGCGGGGCCGCCGCTGCCGCGGCCCTGCTGCCAGGCAGAGCCTTCGCCGACATTGCGACCGGCGTGAAATTGCATGGCCTGTCGGCCTTCGGCGACCTCAAATACAGACCGGATTTTGCGCATTTCGACTATGTCAATCCGGATGCGCCCAAGGGCGGCCAGATGAATTTCGCGCCGCCCAACGCAACCCTCAACCAGAGCTTCCTGACTTTCAACACGCTGAATTTCCTGGTGTTGAAGGGGGAGGCGCCGCCGCGCGCCGAACTCTGTTTCGATTCCCTGATGACAAGCGCGCTCGATGAGCCGGATACGGTCTACGGCCTGCTCGCCGAGTCCGTCACCTTGTCGGCGGACCGCAATGGCTTTCGCTTCGTGCTTCGTCCGCAGGCGCGCTTCCACGATGGCTCGCCGCTGAGCGCTGAAGACGTTGTCTTCGCGTTGGAGCTCTACAAGGACAAGGGTCACCCGAACCTTTCCAAGGCATTGCGGTACATGACCGACGCGGTCGCGATCGATGCCGTCACCCTTGACCTGACCTTCAATGGCGAACAGTCGGCGCAAAACATCCTGGCGGTCGTGGGCATGCCGATCGTGTCCAAGGCCTTTTATACGGCCAATGAGTTCGATGCCTCGACCATGACACCGCCGCTTGGCTCAGGCCCCTACAAGATTGGACGCGTGGTCGCCGGACAGACTGTCGAATATGAACGCGTCCCGGACTATTGGGGCCGCGATCTCGCGGTCAACCGCGGCCAGTACAATTTTGACCGCATCCGCATCGACTTTTATCTCGACCGGCAGGCCGCATTCGAGGCGTTCAAGAAAGGCGATACGCATTTTCGCGAGGAATTCACCTCGCGTGTATGGGCGACGGGATACGATTTTCCGGCGTTGAACGATGGCAAGGTCGTCAAACGGGAATTTCCCGGCGAGAAGACGCCGGACATGCAGGGCGTCGCGCTGAACCAGCGCCGTCCGCAATTCCGCGATGAGCGCGTGCGACGGGCGATCGCCAACTGCTTCGATTTCGAATGGATGAAGCGCGCGCTGTTTTACGGCTCTTACGAGCGCTCGCAATCGAATTTCGAACGGTCGGACTACAAGGCCGAGGGCCTGCCCTCGCCAGGGGAATTGGCCCTGCTGGAGCCACTACGGGCCGAGTTGCCGCCAGAGGTCTTTGGCGAGGCAGTAACGCAGCCCCTCTCGGACGGTTCAGGTCATGACCGCAAGCTGTTGAGCGCGGCTTCGAAACTGCTTGCCGAAGCCGGCTGGAAACGCACGGGCAGTTTCGTCGTCAACGACAAGGGCGAACGGCTGCGGGTGGAGATGCTGGCGGAGGACGATGGCATCGTTCGCATTTTCACCCCCTGGTCCGAAAACATGAAGGCGATCGGGATCGATGCTTCGATCCGGCAGGTCGATTCGGCGCAATATGAGCAGCGGCAGAGTGATTTCGATTTCGACCTCAACCTCCTGCATTGGTCGATCGGAGCAACGCCCACGGCCGACAGCCTGGAGATGCTCTACGATTCCCGCATGGCGAACACGCCGGGGCAGCGCAATTATCCGGGTACCGAAAGCAAGGCCATCGACGCGCTGATCGTGGCGGCCGGCAAGGCGCGCAGCCGAACAGACCTCGTCACCGCGCTCAGAGCGCTCGACCGGGTCTTGCGCGCGCGGCTAGACTGGATTCCAACATACTATCTGGCGAATCACCGCGTCGCCTATTGGGACATGTTCGGCTTTGTCGAGCAGAAGCCCGATTTCGGCTTTCCGGTCGAGACGTTGTGGTGGTTCGATAAGGGCAAGGCGGCAAAAATTGGCAAAGGCTGA
- a CDS encoding extracellular solute-binding protein, which translates to MTVGRMLLKSLLAAALLAAGLQMPLADEWRTTSSLIGDSKYGDNFQHYDYVNPNAPKGGTLNSVLLGTYDSFNPYIVQGSPAAGLVGFGGGLLYDTLMEQATDEGSTSHPLIADAYKYPDDYSSATYRLDTRAKWHDGQPITVDDVIWSFQVLKANSPQYSRYFENVTDAVAVSDREVEFHFNQKGNRELPKIIGDLAVLPKHWWEGTDASGKKRDVTKPTLEIPLGSAAYKIASFKPGSEIVWQRVPNYWAAKLPVKIGRENFDTRRYTYILDDNAAWLAFTKGGLEDINREYSSRKWATAYNFPAIQAGDVIKKDFQTQSPQAMQGFVLNQRRPLFQDRLVREALTIPFDFESMNRTLFFGFNTRTSSYFQGTELASSGLPKGKELEILEKYRDKLPPELFTQEFKLPVYDSPQAERKYLKQAVDLFAKAGWVIKGGKMVNAKTGAPFKFEILGWNDTDQVIASPYIANLRKIGVDATLRIIDQTQYINRVNNFDFDVVTGILQQSDSPGNEQRDFWTSKAADAPGSRNLMGIKDPIVDALVDRIIFATDRDDLVAATHALDRILLWNFYVVPQYHRSAVWLAYWDKFGFPDKQPAYVGADIDSWWIDPDKEKALAAKYKGGN; encoded by the coding sequence ATGACGGTTGGCCGAATGCTTCTCAAGTCGCTGCTGGCGGCGGCCCTGCTGGCGGCGGGACTGCAGATGCCCCTGGCCGACGAGTGGCGGACCACCTCATCGCTGATCGGCGATTCCAAGTACGGCGACAATTTTCAGCATTACGACTACGTCAACCCGAACGCGCCCAAGGGCGGCACGTTGAATTCGGTGCTGCTCGGCACCTATGACAGCTTCAACCCGTACATCGTGCAGGGATCGCCGGCGGCGGGCCTCGTAGGCTTCGGCGGCGGCCTGCTCTACGACACGCTGATGGAGCAGGCGACGGATGAAGGCAGCACCAGCCACCCGCTGATCGCCGACGCCTACAAATATCCTGATGACTATTCCTCGGCCACCTACCGGCTCGACACGCGCGCGAAATGGCATGACGGCCAGCCGATCACCGTCGACGACGTGATCTGGTCGTTCCAGGTGTTGAAGGCAAACAGCCCGCAATACAGCCGCTATTTCGAGAACGTCACCGACGCGGTGGCGGTCTCCGACCGCGAGGTCGAATTCCATTTCAACCAGAAGGGCAACCGGGAACTGCCGAAGATCATCGGCGACCTCGCCGTGCTGCCGAAACACTGGTGGGAAGGCACCGATGCCAGCGGCAAGAAGCGCGACGTCACCAAGCCGACGCTCGAAATTCCGCTGGGCTCAGCCGCCTACAAGATCGCCAGCTTCAAGCCGGGCTCGGAAATCGTCTGGCAGCGCGTGCCGAACTATTGGGCGGCCAAGCTGCCGGTGAAGATCGGCCGCGAGAATTTCGACACACGCCGATATACCTACATCCTCGACGACAATGCCGCCTGGTTGGCCTTCACCAAGGGCGGATTGGAAGACATCAACCGCGAGTACAGCTCCCGAAAATGGGCGACCGCCTACAATTTCCCAGCCATCCAGGCCGGTGACGTCATCAAGAAAGACTTCCAGACCCAGTCGCCACAGGCGATGCAGGGCTTTGTCCTCAACCAGCGAAGGCCGCTGTTCCAGGACCGGCTGGTCCGCGAGGCACTGACCATCCCGTTCGATTTCGAGAGCATGAACCGCACACTGTTCTTCGGCTTCAACACCCGCACATCAAGCTATTTCCAGGGTACCGAGCTGGCCTCCAGCGGGCTGCCAAAGGGCAAGGAGTTGGAGATCCTCGAGAAATATCGCGACAAGCTGCCACCCGAACTCTTCACGCAAGAGTTCAAGCTGCCGGTCTACGATTCGCCGCAGGCAGAACGGAAGTACCTGAAACAGGCGGTCGATCTCTTCGCCAAGGCAGGCTGGGTGATCAAGGGCGGCAAGATGGTCAACGCCAAGACAGGCGCTCCGTTCAAGTTCGAGATCCTCGGCTGGAATGACACCGACCAGGTGATCGCCAGCCCCTACATCGCCAATCTGCGCAAGATCGGCGTCGACGCCACGTTGCGCATCATCGACCAGACGCAGTACATCAACCGCGTCAACAATTTCGATTTCGATGTCGTCACGGGAATTCTCCAGCAGTCGGATTCGCCAGGCAACGAGCAACGCGACTTCTGGACTTCAAAAGCCGCCGACGCGCCCGGTTCGCGCAATCTGATGGGCATCAAGGACCCGATCGTCGACGCGCTGGTCGACCGCATCATCTTCGCCACCGATCGCGACGACCTTGTCGCCGCCACCCACGCGCTTGACCGTATCCTGCTGTGGAACTTCTACGTCGTGCCGCAATATCACCGGTCCGCGGTCTGGCTGGCCTATTGGGACAAGTTCGGCTTTCCAGACAAGCAGCCCGCCTATGTCGGCGCCGACATCGATTCCTGGTGGATCGACCCGGACAAGGAAAAGGCGCTGGCCGCCAAGTACAAGGGCGGCAATTGA
- a CDS encoding c-type cytochrome encodes MDSNEVNKLLAGLLGTVFVVFSVGLVSDALFASPAPEKPGFAIEAAEPAEGGPAAPAAESKPIADLLQTANVEAGAAVFKKCQACHSGEKGGPNKVGPDLWDLVDRPVAEHEGFAYSAGMKEFSKGGTEKWTYDNINHFITSPKKFVKGTAMGFAGLPKDEDRANVIAYLRTLSDNPKPLPAPGAAADASAPAKPAAGAAPAKPADGAAPAAPAK; translated from the coding sequence ATGGATTCCAACGAAGTCAACAAACTGCTCGCCGGATTGCTCGGAACCGTTTTTGTCGTTTTCTCGGTCGGCCTGGTATCTGACGCGCTGTTTGCCTCGCCGGCTCCTGAAAAGCCCGGCTTCGCCATCGAGGCCGCGGAGCCGGCCGAAGGCGGCCCGGCCGCGCCGGCCGCCGAATCCAAGCCGATCGCCGATCTGCTGCAGACCGCCAATGTCGAGGCGGGTGCCGCCGTCTTCAAGAAATGCCAGGCCTGCCATTCCGGCGAAAAGGGTGGCCCCAACAAGGTCGGCCCCGATCTGTGGGATCTCGTCGATCGTCCTGTCGCCGAACATGAAGGCTTCGCCTATTCGGCCGGCATGAAGGAGTTTTCCAAGGGCGGCACCGAGAAGTGGACCTATGACAACATCAACCACTTCATCACCTCGCCGAAGAAATTCGTGAAGGGCACGGCCATGGGCTTTGCCGGCCTGCCCAAGGACGAGGACCGTGCCAACGTCATCGCCTATCTGCGCACGCTGTCGGACAATCCCAAGCCGCTGCCGGCACCAGGCGCCGCCGCCGACGCCAGCGCGCCCGCCAAGCCTGCCGCTGGCGCCGCACCGGCCAAGCCGGCTGACGGCGCGGCACCAGCCGCGCCGGCCAAATAA
- a CDS encoding 3-deoxy-manno-octulosonate cytidylyltransferase, with translation MSTLILIPARMASTRLPGKPLADISGAPMIVHVARRAAEAGLGRVVVATDTQSVAEAVRAHGFEAVMTRIDHESGSDRIHEALAALDPGRKVETIVNVQGDLPTIDPGIIAASLRPFEDAAVDIATLGVEIVREEEKTNPNVVKIVGSPLSATRLRALYFTRATAPWGEGPLYHHVGLYAYRRSALERFVALKPSPLERRERLEQLRALEAGMRIDAEIVRSLPLGVDTPQDLERARTILSN, from the coding sequence ATGTCCACCTTGATCTTGATACCGGCCCGCATGGCCTCCACCCGCCTGCCGGGCAAGCCGCTGGCCGACATATCCGGCGCGCCGATGATCGTCCATGTCGCCCGCCGCGCGGCCGAAGCCGGCCTCGGGCGGGTGGTGGTGGCGACCGACACGCAAAGCGTCGCCGAAGCGGTGCGCGCGCATGGTTTCGAGGCGGTGATGACGCGCATCGACCACGAATCCGGCTCCGACCGCATCCACGAGGCGCTGGCCGCGCTTGATCCCGGGCGCAAGGTCGAAACCATCGTCAATGTGCAGGGCGACCTGCCGACCATCGATCCCGGCATCATCGCCGCCTCGCTCAGGCCGTTCGAGGACGCGGCGGTGGATATCGCCACGCTCGGCGTCGAGATCGTCCGCGAAGAGGAAAAGACCAACCCGAACGTCGTCAAGATCGTCGGTTCGCCGCTGTCAGCCACGCGGCTGAGGGCGCTCTATTTCACCCGCGCCACAGCACCTTGGGGCGAGGGGCCGCTCTATCACCATGTCGGTCTCTACGCCTATCGCCGCTCGGCACTCGAACGCTTCGTCGCGCTGAAACCGTCGCCGCTCGAGCGCCGCGAGCGGCTGGAGCAGTTGCGGGCGCTGGAAGCCGGCATGCGCATCGATGCCGAGATCGTCCGGTCGCTGCCGCTTGGCGTCGACACGCCGCAAGACCTTGAGCGCGCCCGAACCATTCTTTCCAACTGA
- a CDS encoding prephenate dehydratase produces MPEKTNRISFQGEPGANSDTACRNVYPSMEPLPCPTFEDAFNAVETGKADLAMIPIENTIAGRVADIHHLLPESRMHIVGEYFLPIHFQLMVLPGVKRDEIKTVHSHIHALGQCRKYIRKNGWKAVVAGDTAGAAKMISEVKDRTMAALSPALAATLYGLDIIEENVEDTDSNVTRFVVLTKSKQWAERPSPDVKMMTTFIFRVRNVPAALYKAMGGFATNGINMTKLESYQLGAFTATLFYADIEGHPDDPLVKLALDELRFFSREVRILGVYPASESREQWKVAD; encoded by the coding sequence ATGCCTGAAAAGACCAACAGAATATCCTTCCAGGGCGAGCCGGGCGCCAATTCCGACACCGCCTGCCGCAACGTCTATCCCTCGATGGAGCCGTTGCCGTGCCCGACCTTCGAGGATGCGTTCAACGCGGTCGAGACCGGCAAGGCCGACCTCGCCATGATCCCGATCGAGAACACCATCGCCGGACGCGTCGCCGACATCCACCACCTGCTGCCGGAATCGCGGATGCACATCGTCGGTGAATATTTCCTGCCCATCCATTTCCAGCTGATGGTGCTGCCCGGCGTCAAGCGCGACGAGATCAAGACCGTGCACAGCCATATCCATGCGCTTGGCCAGTGCCGCAAATACATCCGCAAGAACGGCTGGAAGGCGGTCGTCGCCGGCGACACGGCGGGTGCGGCCAAGATGATCTCCGAGGTCAAGGACCGCACCATGGCCGCGCTGTCGCCGGCGCTGGCCGCGACGCTCTACGGGCTCGATATCATCGAGGAAAATGTCGAGGACACCGATTCCAACGTCACCCGCTTCGTCGTCCTGACCAAGAGCAAGCAATGGGCCGAACGGCCGTCACCGGACGTCAAGATGATGACCACCTTCATCTTCCGCGTCCGCAACGTGCCGGCCGCGCTCTACAAGGCCATGGGCGGTTTCGCCACCAACGGCATCAACATGACCAAGCTGGAGAGCTACCAGCTCGGCGCGTTCACCGCGACGCTGTTCTACGCCGACATCGAGGGCCATCCCGACGATCCGCTGGTCAAGCTGGCGCTGGACGAGTTGCGCTTCTTCTCCCGCGAGGTGCGGATTCTCGGCGTCTATCCGGCCAGCGAGTCGCGCGAGCAGTGGAAGGTGGCTGACTAA
- a CDS encoding Dabb family protein, translated as MIRHTVVFTLKHASHSLEEKRFLVDAKKILSAIRGVTHFEQLRQISPKIDYHFGFSMEFADQAAYTRYNDHPDHVAFVRDRWVPEVEKFLEIDYVPLGSVV; from the coding sequence ATGATCCGTCACACCGTCGTCTTCACGCTGAAGCATGCATCGCACTCGCTCGAGGAAAAGCGGTTCCTCGTAGACGCCAAGAAAATCCTCTCAGCGATCCGGGGCGTCACGCATTTCGAACAGTTGCGGCAGATCAGCCCCAAGATCGACTATCATTTCGGCTTCTCGATGGAGTTCGCCGACCAGGCCGCCTATACCAGATACAACGACCACCCCGACCATGTCGCCTTCGTGCGCGACCGCTGGGTGCCGGAGGTCGAGAAGTTTCTCGAGATCGACTATGTGCCGCTGGGCTCGGTCGTTTAG
- the nudC gene encoding NAD(+) diphosphatase yields MSFRLFDAPLREPSQFVGFAGNTIDRQSENRADDSVDKALADPTTRLLLMNGGRLHLKLGTSGSLDPWFDAAGSEPFKPSFAGAVLLGFSEQGPVLAMPVAIEAEQLPETVKAIDYRSVYMQGLIDEAAAGAMAQGAALLAWHASHRFCSKCGTQSEMRAGGYKRHCPNCGTEHFPRTDPVAIMLTATREKCLLGRGRHFAPGMYSALAGFIEPGETIEAAVRRETLEEAGIRLGRVVYHASQPWPFPYSLMIGCFGEPLNEDIQADLNELEDCRWFGRDEVRLMLAREHADNLVTPPKGAIAHHLIRAWVDSE; encoded by the coding sequence ATGAGCTTCCGCCTGTTTGACGCGCCTTTGCGCGAGCCGAGCCAGTTCGTCGGCTTTGCCGGCAACACGATCGACCGGCAATCCGAGAACCGAGCCGACGATTCGGTCGACAAGGCGCTGGCCGATCCGACAACGCGGCTGCTTTTGATGAATGGCGGCCGGCTCCACCTGAAGCTTGGAACAAGCGGCAGTCTCGACCCCTGGTTCGACGCCGCCGGGAGCGAGCCTTTCAAGCCGTCCTTCGCCGGGGCTGTGCTGCTCGGCTTTTCCGAACAGGGGCCGGTGCTGGCGATGCCTGTCGCAATCGAGGCCGAACAGCTGCCCGAGACCGTCAAGGCGATCGACTACCGCTCTGTCTATATGCAAGGCTTGATCGACGAAGCGGCGGCCGGCGCGATGGCGCAAGGGGCAGCCTTGCTCGCCTGGCACGCCAGCCATCGTTTCTGCAGCAAGTGCGGCACGCAATCCGAAATGCGGGCTGGCGGCTACAAGCGCCATTGCCCGAATTGCGGTACCGAGCATTTTCCGCGCACCGACCCGGTGGCGATCATGCTGACTGCGACGCGGGAAAAATGCCTGCTCGGGCGCGGCCGGCATTTCGCGCCGGGCATGTATTCGGCGCTGGCCGGCTTCATCGAACCGGGCGAGACGATCGAGGCCGCGGTGCGCCGCGAAACGCTGGAGGAGGCCGGCATCCGGCTCGGCCGCGTCGTCTACCACGCCAGCCAGCCCTGGCCGTTTCCCTATTCTCTGATGATCGGCTGCTTCGGCGAGCCGCTCAATGAGGACATCCAGGCCGACCTCAACGAGCTGGAGGACTGCCGCTGGTTCGGCCGCGACGAGGTGCGCCTCATGCTGGCCAGGGAGCATGCCGACAACCTTGTCACGCCGCCGAAAGGGGCGATCGCGCACCACCTTATCCGCGCCTGGGTCGACAGCGAATAG
- a CDS encoding HIT domain-containing protein, producing the protein MLPGLKAGFTLDARLEADSEQVMWLGLCELRVMNDRRWPWLVLVPQRPGAEEIHDMTPLDQAMLTFETNMVAQALKKVSGCTKINTGALGNIVRQLHIHIVARSEGDPGWPGPVWGYGLREPYQRSDLRRFAETIRAAL; encoded by the coding sequence ATGCTGCCGGGCCTGAAGGCCGGATTCACGCTGGATGCCCGGCTGGAGGCGGACAGCGAGCAGGTGATGTGGCTTGGGCTGTGCGAATTGCGCGTGATGAACGACCGCCGCTGGCCATGGCTGGTGTTGGTGCCGCAGCGGCCGGGCGCGGAAGAAATCCACGACATGACGCCGCTCGACCAGGCGATGCTGACCTTCGAAACCAATATGGTGGCGCAGGCGCTGAAGAAAGTCAGCGGCTGCACCAAGATCAACACCGGCGCACTCGGCAATATCGTGCGCCAACTGCATATCCATATCGTCGCTCGGTCCGAAGGCGATCCCGGCTGGCCCGGCCCGGTGTGGGGGTATGGCCTGCGCGAGCCGTATCAACGTTCCGACCTGCGCCGGTTTGCCGAAACGATAAGGGCGGCGCTATAA